A single region of the Glycine max cultivar Williams 82 chromosome 20, Glycine_max_v4.0, whole genome shotgun sequence genome encodes:
- the LOC100789363 gene encoding disease resistance protein RPM1 has protein sequence MAEIAVSSALDKLLPLIADEANLLRGISKEFADIKKELEYIQAFLKDADRKAAAEGDNTDDRIKIWVKELREASFSIEDVIDEYMILVEQQPRDPGCATSLCKVIHFIKTLMPRRQIASKIKQAKSSVHGIKQRGVDYHFLIHSSLQLGPSRYRGSHNNVQWHDPRMHSRYLDEAEVVGLEDTRDELIGWLVEGPAERTVISVVGMGGLGKTTLAGRVFNNQKVISHFDYHAWITVSQSYTVEGLMRNLLKNLCKEKMGDLLEGISEMDRDSLIDEVRNHLKQKRYVVIFDDVWSVELWGQIENAMFDNNNGSRILVTTRMEGVVNSCKKSPSDQVHKLEPLTKQESMELFCKMAFRCHNNGRCPEELKKISTDFVEKCKGLPLAIVAIASLLSGKEKTPFEWEKIRRSLSSEMDKNPHLIGIAKILGFSYDDLPHYLKSCLLYFGVYPENYEVKSKRLFRQWIAEGFVKDEEGKTLEDVAEQYLTELIGTNLVQVSSFTTDGKAKSCRVHDLIHDMILRKFKDLSFCQHISKKDESMSSGMVRRLSIETISNDLMGSSKSLHARSLLIFADENEAWNTNFVQRIPTKYKLLKVFDFEDGPSHYISIHENWGNLAHLKYLNLRNSNMPSLKFIGKLQNLETLDIRNTSIKKLPKEIRKLRKLRHLLGDDMKLFQLKNCLGGLTSLQTLRHVKLTMENDDGVELIRELGKLKQLRNFCLTGVREEQGSALCSSISEMTNLEKLRIESYGVQVIDLPFISSLPMLRKLSLFGKLKKLPEWVPQLQNLVKLSLEYSELTNDPLKSLQNMPYLLFLGMYKAYKGESLYFEDGGFQQLRELSLGGLRNLESIIIDKGALHSLKKLKFWGIRKLKKVPPGIQHLKKLEVLDIRNMPYEFNECIAPDGGPEHPIIQHVGLVEITTDFAQTRIISHLSTH, from the coding sequence ATGGCAGAAATCGCAGTGTCATCCGCACTAGACAAATTACTTCCACTAATAGCAGATGAAGCAAATCTGCTACGGGGCATCTCCAAAGAATTCGCAGACATAAAAAAAGAACTAGAATACATTCAAGCTTTCCTCAAGGATGCAGATAGAAAGGCAGCAGCAGAAGGAGACAACACAGACGATAGAATCAAAATATGGGTGAAAGAGTTGAGGGAAGCATCTTTTTCCATAGAAGATGTCATCGATgaatacatgatccttgtggaACAACAGCCTCGTGATCCTGGATGTGCAACTTCACTCTGTAAGGTCATTCACTTTATTAAAACATTGATGCCTCGTCGTCAAATAGCATCAAAGATTAAGCAGGCCAAGTCATCAGTTCATGGAATCAAGCAAAGAGGTGTGGATTATCACTTCCTAATCCATTCTTCTCTTCAACTAGGACCAAGCAGATACAGAGGTAGCCATAATAATGTCCAATGGCATGACCCTCGAATGCATTCCCGTTACCTTGACGAAGCTGAAGTTGTTGGCCTTGAAGACACAAGAGATGAATTGATTGGTTGGTTAGTGGAGGGACCGGCAGAGCGAACTGTCATCTCTGTGGTAGGAATGGGAGGACTCGGAAAAACCACTCTTGCTGGCAGAGTTTTCAACAACCAGAAGGTGATTTCACACTTTGATTACCACGCATGGATCACGGTGTCTCAATCCTACACTGTGGAAGGGTTGATGAGGAACTTGCTGAAGAACTTATGCAAAGAAAAAATGGGGGATCTTCTTGAAGGTATTTCTGAAATGGATCGAGATTCATTGATTGATGAAGTGAGAAACCATTTGAAACAAAAGAGGTACGTTGTCATTTTTGATGATGTATGGAGTGTAGAACTTTGGGGTCAAATTGAAAATGCCATGTTTGATAATAACAATGGAAGTAGAATATTAGTCACAACTAGGATGGAAGGTGTTGTAAACTCTTGTAAGAAATCTCCTTCTGATCAGGTGCATAAGCTGGAACCTTTGACTAAACAAGAATCCATGGAACTCTTTTGCAAAATGGCATTTCGATGTCACAATAATGGACGTTGTCCAGAAGAACTCAAGAAAATTTCTACAGACTTTGTTGAAAAATGTAAGGGCTTACCATTGGCAATTGTAGCTATTGCCAGTCTTTTATCTGGCAAAGAAAAGACTCCATTTGAATGGGAAAAGATTAGGCGAAGCCTGAGTTCAGAGATGGACAAAAATCCACATTTAATTGGTATAGCAAAGATTTTAGGTTTTAGTTATGATGATTTGCCACACTACCTAAAATCATGCTTATTGTATTTTGGAGTATATCCTGAGAACTATGAAGTTAAATCGAAAAGATTATTTCGACAATGGATAGCTGAAGGATTTGTAaaagatgaagaaggaaaaACTTTAGAGGACGTTGCAGAACAATATTTAACAGAGTTAATTGGTACAAATTTAGTGCAAGTCTCTTCATTCACCACAGATGGCAAAGCTAAGAGTTGTCGTGTTCATGACTTAATACATGATATGATCCTTAGAAAATTCAAGGATTTAAGTTTTTGCCAGCATATCAGTAAAAAAGATGAGTCGATGTCAAGTGGGATGGTTAGGCGCTTGTCAATAGAAACAATTTCCAATGATTTAATGGGGAGCTCTAAAAGCTTACATGCCAGGTCATTGCTCATTTTTGCAGATGAAAATGAAGCATGGAATACCAACTTTGTGCAAAGAATTCCTACAAAATACAAGCTACTGAAGGTATTTGATTTTGAAGATGGTCCATCGCATTATATCTCTATTCATGAAAATTGGGGAAATCTCGCACACTTGAAGTATTTAAacttaagaaattcaaatatgCCAAGTCTGAAATTCATTGGCAAACTCCAGAACCTCGAGACCTTGGACATAAGGAATACATCTATCAAGAAATTGCCAAAGGAGATTCGCAAGCTAAGAAAGCTACGACATCTTTTGGGTGATGATATGAAATTGTTTCAATTGAAGAATTGTCTCGGAGGCCTGACATCCCTACAAACGTTGCGTCATGTAAAGCTAACTATGGAGAATGATGATGGAGTAGAGTTAATAAGAGAATTGGGAAAGCTGAAGCAGTTAAGAAACTTTTGCTTGACTGGTGTCAGAGAAGAACAGGGAAGCGCTCTATGTTCCTCAATAAGTGAGATGACAAACTTGGAGAAACTACGTATCGAGTCATACGGAGTTCAAGTCATTGATTTGCCTTTTATTTCATCTTTGCCTATGCTTCGGAAGCTTAGCCTATTTGGGAAGCTAAAAAAGCTTCCAGAGTGGGTTCCACAACTCCAAAATCTCGTAAAATTATCTTTGGAATACTCAGAGTTAACCAATGATCCATtgaaatcactacaaaatatgCCATATTTGTTGTTCCTCGGCATGTACAAGGCTTATAAAGGAGAAAGTTTGTATTTTGAAGATGGAGGATTTCAACAACTAAGGGAACTGTCTCTTGGAGGATTGCGTAACTTGGAATCCATCATTATCGATAAAGGAGCACTCCATTCTCTGAAAAAGCTCAAATTTTGGGGAATACGCAAACTCAAGAAAGTACCTCCTGGCATTCAACACTTGAAAAAACTGGAAGTTCTTGATATCCGTAATATGCCATATGAATTCAATGAGTGCATTGCTCCCGATGGGGGACCAGAGCACCCAATCATCCAGCATGTGGGCCTTGTTGAAATTA